A stretch of DNA from Granulicella pectinivorans:
TCGACTTCAACTGGTCCAGCGTCTTCTTATCCAGCTCAGGATGCGGCGTCTGCGCTGTGTGCGGCTTTTCCGCGATCTTGTCGGTCGGCTTATGCGTCAGCTTGGTCACATCGGGCGGCAGGTCGAGGAAGGTCATATCCTTCTCGTGCTGGCGGATGGCGTCGGCGGGATTGATGAGGCGCGGCTGGTGGAAGATGACCTGCGGGCCGTAGAAGATGAACCAGCCGATGGCCATGCAGATGATGACCGAGATGTAGATCGACTCGCGAAACCGGGCCTTGGCTGTCTCGTCCTCGATGGTGTCCAGCAGACGGATCAGTTCGTGCTCGTTCAACTCACCGAAACGGGAGGAACGAACGATCGCTGGCTGTACCTGACCCTCGGTCTGGTCGTCTTCGGATGGGGGCGGGTTGGGCGGCGTCAAGAGCGTTGGCATCTGCGTCAAGGTGTGACGTTGGCCGGAGCGGAAAGGTCTCGCTTCGGACCTGGCATGTCCTTCGTAAAGTAGATAAAACCGCGTAAAGAAGCGTTCGGAGCCAGACGGCGGAAGCCCAGGCGGCGTGCCCGCTTGCTTCCATCTTCTCATCTTTCCGTGGTCTTTTTGAGCTAAACCCGGGTTCACGCGATTCGATGCGCCTCGGCAGTACACTAAATCCCGTGCCAGAGACCCGCTTCCCGCCCGATATCCAGCCCGTCATCCTCACCATCAGCGACCGCTGCCACGCGGGTTTGCAGGTGGACCTCTCCGGTCCTGCCCTTGCACGGATTCTGGACGAGTGCGGGTTGCAGGCGATGCTGGAAACATTACCCGACGAGCAGGATCAGATCGCCGGGGCACTGCGCCGCCACGCCGCAATCTCAAAGCTCATCCTGACGACCGGAGGCACCGGGCTGGCTCCGCGGGATGTCACACCTGAGGCTACCCGTGACGTTTGCGAGCGCATCATCGACGGCCTTGCCGAGCGGATGCGTGCCGCCAGCCTGCTCGAGACGCCGATGGCCGCGCTGAGCCGGGCCGTGTGCGGTTCGGTTGGAGCTACGCTGATCGTCAACCTGCCTGGATCGCCATCGGGTGCGCAGACCTGCCTGCTGGCTATCCTGCCGCTTCTTCCGCATGCCCTGGACTTGCTCGCCGGGCGTACCGACCACCCCGCAAAAGGGTAAGATCAAGGGAAATACCGTGATCCTCTCAACTCTTCTCTCTCCGGCCAGCCTGTATCACAAGTTCAGCATCGGGCTCTTCGCCCTTCTGGCCCCGCTGGGCATATGGGGCGTCTTCTTCCTGTCGATCATCGACTCGACCTCCATCCCCATGCCCGCCGATCCGCTCATCATCCATTACGCGATCGAGCGCCCTCACACGTTCTATATCTATTGCTTTATGGCCGCACTGGGATCGGCGATCGGCGCGTTGGTTCCTTATTACATTGGCCGTGCCGGTGGCGAGCTTGTCCTGTTGAAGCGGATCAACCGCGAGCGCTTCGAGAAGCTACGCGATCGCTTCGAAAAGCAGGAGTTCCTCGCGATCATGATTCCGGCGGTCATGCCTCCGCCCATGCCGGTGAAGCTGTTCGAGCTCGCTGCAGGCGTCTTCGAGATGCGGCCGCTGATCTACTTCCTCGCGATTCTGACGGGGAAGTTTATCCGGTTTCTCGTCTGGGGACTGCTGGTTGTGTTTTTCGGCCAGACCATCCTGCACACCGTAGGACATGCCATTCGCCAGCATGCTGGCGTCGCCATCAGCGGCGCGCTCTTTCTGGTACTTCTGCTGGCTATTTA
This window harbors:
- a CDS encoding MogA/MoaB family molybdenum cofactor biosynthesis protein, with amino-acid sequence MPETRFPPDIQPVILTISDRCHAGLQVDLSGPALARILDECGLQAMLETLPDEQDQIAGALRRHAAISKLILTTGGTGLAPRDVTPEATRDVCERIIDGLAERMRAASLLETPMAALSRAVCGSVGATLIVNLPGSPSGAQTCLLAILPLLPHALDLLAGRTDHPAKG
- a CDS encoding YqaA family protein; its protein translation is MPWTCSPGVPTTPQKGKIKGNTVILSTLLSPASLYHKFSIGLFALLAPLGIWGVFFLSIIDSTSIPMPADPLIIHYAIERPHTFYIYCFMAALGSAIGALVPYYIGRAGGELVLLKRINRERFEKLRDRFEKQEFLAIMIPAVMPPPMPVKLFELAAGVFEMRPLIYFLAILTGKFIRFLVWGLLVVFFGQTILHTVGHAIRQHAGVAISGALFLVLLLAIYVVRRIFDKRRGTTLPIEENVSRAPTEFVPPAE